A genomic window from Silene latifolia isolate original U9 population chromosome 11, ASM4854445v1, whole genome shotgun sequence includes:
- the LOC141612439 gene encoding 16 kDa phloem protein 1-like isoform X1, which produces MARGMLEILLVEAHGLPHTDFLHKIDPYVLVYYKGQERKTTIATRQGGNPKWNEKVKFKVEYPGSGRDFKLTFKVMDHDTFTSDDFLGQTTIHVDDLLSLGVEKGSYDMRTTKYRLDAANGNYCGDIKIGVKFTCEAMVDDEDDDDDIGGWKDSNYE; this is translated from the exons ATGGCACGAGGAATGTTGGAAATATTGTTGGTCGAGGCTCACGGTCTCCCTCACACCGATTTTCTTC ATAAAATTGATCCCTATGTTTTGGTTTATTACAAAGGCCAAGAGCGAAAGACCACTATTGCAACAA GACAAGGTGGAAACCCAAAATGGAACGAGAAAGTGAAATTCAAGGTAGAATATCCAGGCTCGGGAAGGGACTTTAAGCTAACATTCAAGGTCATGGACCATGACACCTTCACTTCCGATGATTTTCTTGGCCAAACTAC GATTCATGTGGATGATCTACTATCTTTGGGAGTAGAGAAGGGATCTTATGACATGCGTACGACCAAGTATAGATTGGATGCAGCCAATGGAAATTATTGTGGTGACATTAAAATTGGTGTCAAATTCACTTGTGAG GCAATGGTGGATgacgaagatgatgatgatgatattggAGGATGGAAGGACAGCAATTATGAATGA